The Oceanithermus desulfurans genome has a window encoding:
- a CDS encoding alpha/beta fold hydrolase produces MNHATSADGTRIAWTAEGSGPPVVLVHGITENLRAWDPVARRLAGERTVVRLDLRGHGASERADGYGLAAMVADAIAVIEAAGVARPDVVGHSLGGLVATALGNAYPVRSVANVDQPLALAGFKAMLEPLRAPLEDPATFGPVMEQLMGQLEGERLDPAERTRLQALRRPLQEAVLGIWHDVWVLSEDDLAVLVNELLEGYRTPYLALHGIDPGPDYVDWLAARIPGAAVEVWPDYGHYPHLVDPDRFVERLRTFWAGA; encoded by the coding sequence ATGAACCACGCGACGAGTGCGGACGGCACCCGTATCGCCTGGACCGCCGAAGGCTCGGGGCCGCCGGTCGTCCTGGTGCACGGGATCACCGAAAACCTGCGGGCCTGGGATCCGGTGGCGCGGCGGCTGGCCGGGGAGCGCACCGTGGTGCGGCTCGACCTGCGCGGCCACGGGGCCTCGGAGCGCGCGGACGGCTACGGGCTGGCGGCGATGGTCGCCGACGCGATCGCGGTCATCGAGGCCGCAGGCGTCGCCCGCCCCGACGTGGTGGGACACTCGCTGGGGGGCCTGGTCGCTACGGCGCTCGGCAACGCCTACCCGGTGCGTTCGGTGGCGAACGTGGACCAACCGCTGGCGCTCGCGGGGTTCAAGGCCATGCTCGAGCCCCTGCGGGCGCCGCTGGAAGACCCCGCTACCTTCGGGCCGGTGATGGAGCAGCTGATGGGCCAGCTCGAGGGCGAGCGCCTGGACCCCGCCGAGCGCACCCGCCTGCAGGCGCTGCGCCGACCGCTCCAGGAGGCCGTGCTGGGCATCTGGCACGACGTCTGGGTCCTTTCGGAGGACGATTTGGCGGTGCTGGTGAACGAGCTGCTCGAGGGGTACCGGACGCCCTACCTGGCGCTCCACGGCATCGACCCGGGGCCGGACTACGTGGACTGGCTGGCGGCGCGCATTCCCGGCGCGGCCGTCGAGGTCTGGCCCGACTACGGCCACTACCCCCACCTTGTCGACCCCGACCGCTTCGTCGAGCGGCTGCGCACCTTCTGGGCCGGGGCCTGA
- a CDS encoding ArsR/SmtB family transcription factor yields MARDDDAVCTTLTLHPEALERARAALPDADTIARASVLLKALADPTRMRILLAMKQGELCVCDLSHLLGMSQSAISHQLRVLRDTRLVSWRREGRQVFYQLADQHVEEILEDALEHARE; encoded by the coding sequence GTGGCTCGAGACGACGACGCTGTCTGCACCACGTTGACGCTGCACCCCGAGGCGCTCGAGCGCGCGCGGGCCGCCCTTCCCGACGCCGACACGATCGCACGGGCCTCGGTGCTGCTCAAGGCCCTGGCCGACCCCACGCGGATGCGCATCCTGCTGGCCATGAAGCAGGGGGAGCTGTGCGTCTGCGACCTCTCGCACCTGCTGGGCATGAGCCAGAGCGCGATCAGCCACCAGCTGCGGGTGCTCCGCGACACCCGGCTGGTGAGCTGGCGGCGCGAGGGGCGCCAGGTCTTCTACCAGCTCGCCGACCAGCACGTCGAGGAGATCCTGGAAGACGCGCTCGAGCACGCTAGAGAGTAG
- a CDS encoding heavy metal translocating P-type ATPase yields the protein MSADVRELTFDVEGLDCADCAVKIEKAVRELPGAKEVSVAYGSGKLFVKLDAEAAPEAVAKVVEPLGYRVRPEGEPPGEAPWWRNPKVKMLGVSAGFIVLALLTQLIWPAAARWVWSAGALVSVAPLARKAWAVLRAGNGLDINALVSIAVVGAILIDAAPEALVVVFLFLIGEVLEGHAAARARGTLRELAKLAPTKARRLEADGSVREVPVELLAVGERVQVPAGERIPADAVVEEGTGAVDESMLTGESAPVPKQAGDPIYAGTVLLEGQLVARVTAPAEDSALAQIQKLVERADAMKSPTTRVIDRFARYYTPLVVVAAALAATVPPLLFAQPWEVWIYRGLALLLIGCPCALVLSAPAAVTSALARSGRMGVLVKGGDVLETAGRLASLAFDKTGTLTEGRPRLVRVWGADEREILPLVAALERSSAHPIAEAVLARAEELELEVPEAEDLDALPGAWVKGRVGDREVWVGSPAAAGGLPEGTRENGETASVVKLDGRTVAVLFFEDAPRPEAAEALERVRALGIETVILSGDREPAVRRLAEQLGGVAYRAELRPEDKLRAIQELPHPVGMVGDGVNDAPTLAAADLGVAMGSGTQVALEAAGVALVEPNLTRLAHFLQLARAALGNIYANVAVALGLKAVFLVTTLLGYTGLWLAVMADTGATLLVTANALRLLAWRPRGSMG from the coding sequence ATGAGTGCTGACGTTCGTGAACTCACCTTCGACGTCGAGGGTCTGGACTGCGCCGACTGCGCGGTGAAAATCGAAAAGGCCGTACGCGAGCTGCCGGGCGCCAAGGAGGTGTCCGTGGCCTACGGCAGCGGAAAGCTCTTCGTCAAGCTCGATGCCGAGGCGGCGCCCGAAGCGGTTGCCAAAGTAGTGGAACCCCTGGGCTACCGGGTCCGCCCCGAGGGCGAGCCCCCCGGCGAAGCGCCCTGGTGGCGGAACCCCAAGGTGAAGATGTTGGGCGTAAGCGCGGGCTTCATCGTGCTGGCGCTGCTGACCCAGCTGATCTGGCCCGCCGCCGCCCGCTGGGTCTGGAGCGCGGGCGCGCTGGTCAGCGTCGCCCCGCTGGCCCGCAAGGCCTGGGCGGTGTTGCGCGCCGGCAACGGTCTCGACATCAACGCCCTGGTCTCCATCGCTGTCGTGGGCGCGATCCTCATCGACGCCGCCCCCGAGGCGCTCGTCGTCGTCTTCCTCTTCCTCATCGGCGAGGTGCTCGAGGGCCACGCGGCCGCGCGCGCCCGCGGCACCCTGCGGGAGCTGGCCAAGCTAGCCCCCACCAAGGCGCGGCGGCTCGAGGCCGACGGGAGCGTCCGCGAGGTGCCGGTCGAGCTCCTCGCGGTGGGCGAGCGGGTCCAGGTGCCCGCCGGGGAACGCATCCCCGCCGACGCCGTGGTCGAGGAGGGCACGGGAGCGGTGGACGAGTCGATGCTCACCGGCGAGTCCGCACCGGTGCCCAAGCAGGCGGGCGACCCCATCTACGCGGGCACCGTACTGCTCGAGGGGCAGCTGGTGGCGCGGGTGACCGCGCCTGCCGAGGACAGCGCGCTGGCGCAGATCCAGAAGCTGGTCGAGCGCGCCGACGCGATGAAGAGCCCCACGACGCGCGTCATCGACCGCTTCGCCCGCTACTACACCCCGCTCGTCGTCGTCGCCGCGGCGCTGGCGGCGACGGTGCCGCCGCTCCTCTTCGCCCAGCCCTGGGAGGTCTGGATCTACCGGGGGCTCGCCCTCTTGCTGATCGGCTGCCCCTGCGCGCTGGTGCTCTCGGCCCCCGCCGCCGTCACCTCGGCGCTGGCCCGTTCGGGGCGGATGGGGGTGCTGGTCAAGGGCGGCGACGTGCTCGAGACCGCCGGCCGCCTCGCCAGCCTGGCCTTCGACAAGACGGGCACCCTCACCGAGGGGCGTCCGCGGCTGGTGCGCGTCTGGGGGGCGGACGAGCGCGAGATCCTGCCGCTGGTGGCGGCGCTCGAGCGCTCCAGCGCGCACCCGATCGCCGAGGCGGTGCTGGCGCGCGCCGAGGAACTGGAGCTCGAGGTGCCTGAAGCCGAAGACCTGGACGCCCTGCCCGGCGCCTGGGTGAAGGGCCGGGTCGGGGACCGCGAGGTCTGGGTAGGCAGCCCCGCCGCCGCCGGCGGCCTGCCCGAGGGCACCCGCGAAAACGGCGAGACCGCGAGCGTGGTCAAGCTGGACGGCCGGACGGTGGCCGTGCTTTTCTTCGAGGACGCCCCCCGGCCCGAAGCGGCCGAGGCGCTCGAGCGGGTGCGGGCCCTGGGCATCGAGACCGTCATCCTCTCCGGCGACCGCGAGCCGGCGGTGCGCCGCCTCGCCGAACAGCTGGGCGGCGTCGCCTACCGGGCCGAGCTGCGGCCCGAGGACAAGCTGCGCGCCATCCAGGAGCTCCCGCACCCGGTGGGTATGGTCGGCGACGGCGTGAACGACGCCCCCACCCTGGCCGCGGCCGACCTGGGGGTGGCCATGGGCAGCGGCACCCAGGTAGCGCTCGAGGCGGCCGGGGTGGCGCTCGTCGAGCCCAACCTGACCCGGCTCGCCCACTTCCTCCAGCTCGCCCGCGCGGCGCTCGGCAACATCTACGCCAACGTCGCCGTGGCCCTGGGGCTCAAAGCGGTCTTTCTGGTCACCACCCTGCTCGGCTACACCGGGCTGTGGCTCGCAGTCATGGCCGACACGGGGGCGACGCTGCTGGTCACCGCCAACGCCTTGCGTCTGCTGGCCTGGCGGCCGCGCGGGTCCATGGGTTAG
- a CDS encoding asparaginase domain-containing protein has translation MNPTSEPEFVQIFTTGGTIDKIYYDAKDDYTVGDPQISKLLEEARVNFPYAIEALFKKDSLEMTEADRARIREAVAASPARRVLITHGTDTMVETARALAGVPGKTVVLVGAMQPARFLGSDAEFNIGYAVAAVQLLPAGVYIAMNGEVFTPDRVRKNRERLRFERTEP, from the coding sequence GTGAACCCGACCTCCGAACCCGAGTTTGTCCAGATCTTCACCACCGGCGGCACCATCGACAAGATCTACTACGACGCCAAAGACGACTACACCGTGGGCGATCCGCAGATCAGCAAGCTGCTGGAGGAGGCGCGCGTCAACTTCCCCTACGCGATCGAGGCGCTCTTCAAGAAGGACAGCCTGGAGATGACCGAGGCCGACCGCGCGCGGATCCGCGAGGCGGTGGCGGCCAGTCCGGCGCGGCGGGTGCTCATCACCCACGGCACCGACACGATGGTGGAAACGGCCCGGGCGCTCGCGGGCGTGCCCGGCAAGACGGTCGTGCTCGTGGGGGCCATGCAGCCGGCGCGCTTCTTGGGCTCGGACGCCGAGTTCAACATCGGTTACGCGGTCGCCGCGGTGCAGCTGCTTCCGGCGGGGGTGTACATCGCCATGAACGGAGAGGTGTTCACCCCCGACCGGGTTCGGAAGAACCGCGAGCGGCTGCGCTTCGAGCGCACCGAGCCCTGA